TGCATGTGCACGTCGCCACAGGACACGGCGCGAATCGCCAGTTGCCCGGCCAGGGCACGCAAACGCTGCAAGCGCGCTGCGTCGTCGCTGCCACGGTGCTGGTGCACTGCCAGCCACAGCCGCTCGGGGAACAGTGCCTGCAACCAGCGGCCGGGTTCGGGGTCGCCAGGGTCGTCAGCGATCCACAGCGCCAGCAAGCCTGAGCAATGCGCCTGCAGGTCTTCAGCCAGCAATCGATACTCGCCCTTCTCTGCCCGACGCCGCGCGCGGGTAATGAGCGCGCAGAGGCTCTGGTAGCCGGTCAGGTTCTCCACCAGCAGCACCAGGCGTGGCCCATCCTGCACCTGCACTTCGCTGCCGACGATCAGCCGTACGCCATGCTCGCGGGCCGCCTGCCAGGCGCGGACAATCCCGGCCAGGGTACATTCGTCGGTGATTGCCAGGGCCTGATAGCCCTGCTCTTGGGCACGACGAAACAGCTCGTCGGCGCTGGAGGCACCGCGCTGAAAACTGAAATTCGACAGGCAATGCAGCTCGGCGTACTCAGGCAGGCTCATGCGAACCAGCCCTGCAGCCACAAGGGGCCGGGTTGGGCGAGGTCGCGGTAGGCCCAACCGCGCAACCCTTCGCGGGTTTCGATGCGGTAGTAGTCGCGGCGCACATCACCGCCATCCCACCAGCCCGATTCGATGCGCTCGGCTTGGCCAAGCCATTGCAGGCCGCCCTCGGGCAAGGCCAGGGCCTGGGGCAGCAACCAGCCAGGACGGCTGCCGGGCGCGACCGCCAGGCTGCCCGCAGCGCCCTGCTCGCTGGCCTGCCAGGCATGCTCGGGACGATGATCGGCTTCGGCGCGCAGCCCCATGACCGCCTCGTCGCCCAACCGGGCACGCAAGCGCTCGCGCAACTGCTCCCAGGGCTGGGCCTGCTGCGAACGCGGATCGAACAGCGCGCGATGCTGTGGCACGAACGCTGGCAGGTCGGCGGCCAGCAGGCGCACGTTGCGCACCGGCGCCGGAATGCGCAGCGGTTCCAGCCGGCCACGGGCCAGTTCGAAGAGCATCGCCGCTTCGCGCTCGGCCGCCAGCAAGCCGACCTTGAGCACGGTATCCGGCCCCTCTACGTGCTCCAGATGCAGCTCGAAACGCTGCACGCCGCAGTCACGCCCGGCAAGAAAAGCGGCCAGGTCATTGATCAGCCGGCGCAGGGGAAACAGTAATGCCTGGTGCGATTCCACATCGAAATTCAGCTCCAATCTCGACTCGAACCGGTCTGGCGGCTGATAGAAATCCAGCCCCAGCGCACGCTGGCCGAAGAGTTGGTCCAGGTGCAACTGCACAGGCGCAGCAAAACGCTTGGCCAGGGCATCACGCGGCAAGGCCATGACCTCGCCCAGCCGGCGCAACCCCATGCGCGAGAGGGCCTGGGCGGCATCGGCAGGCAAGCCGACCCGATCCAGAGGCATGTTCGCCAATGCTGCGCGCGTCTGCTCGGCGCAGGTCAGCGCCAGGCCATCGTGCCCGT
The Pseudomonas putida genome window above contains:
- a CDS encoding Y-family DNA polymerase, which produces MLWACILLPQLALDTVQRGRDDADSPLVLLGGPAQRRVLQAVNAAAADLGLRAGQTLTAARALADGFTCVEADPARIDEVQQLLAAWAYRFSAQVSLHYPRALLLEVGSSLQLFGPWASFEARLRTELQELGLRHRIVLASNPVAARMLVNGHDGLALTCAEQTRAALANMPLDRVGLPADAAQALSRMGLRRLGEVMALPRDALAKRFAAPVQLHLDQLFGQRALGLDFYQPPDRFESRLELNFDVESHQALLFPLRRLINDLAAFLAGRDCGVQRFELHLEHVEGPDTVLKVGLLAAEREAAMLFELARGRLEPLRIPAPVRNVRLLAADLPAFVPQHRALFDPRSQQAQPWEQLRERLRARLGDEAVMGLRAEADHRPEHAWQASEQGAAGSLAVAPGSRPGWLLPQALALPEGGLQWLGQAERIESGWWDGGDVRRDYYRIETREGLRGWAYRDLAQPGPLWLQGWFA